Genomic window (Streptomyces sp. SLBN-31):
CGGCGATGACGATCACGGTCGTGGTCGTATCCACGGATCTTCCTCCGTCCGGCGCGCCGAGCGGCCCGCCCCCTAGTCGGATTCCCGCATCCGCCCTTCGTACGTCCTGCCGCCGTTCCGGCCGCACGGCGGCGGTTCACACCCGGGGCACCCGAGTGACATGGTGCGGTGGTGACAGGTGGTAGTTGCACGTAACCTCGCGTCAACCGTGTCGACGGCCCCGAGAGTGCCGAACTACGCCCTCCCTCACAGCGGAGCCATTCGGGCGTTACGGCAACGGGGCTGGGGGTGCCTCTGGGGGAGTGCGTGCAGGCGTCGCGGGGCGGGCCCGACTGTCGAAACGCGCCCTACGGCCGGCCCGACGCGGCTGCGCTCAGCACGCGGTCCGGGGTGAGCGGTAGTTCGCGCAGGCGCACGCCGGTCGCGTGATGGACGGCGTTGCCGATGGCCGCGGCCGTTCCGACGATGCCGATCTCCCCGATGCCCTTGCTCCCCATGGGGTTGAGGTGGGGATCGTCCTCGTCGATCCAGTGCGCCTCGATGTCGGGCACGTCGGCGTGCGCGGGCACGTGGTACGACGCCAGGTCGGACTCGGTGAAGTCACCGAAGGCGGCGTCCACGGTGCTGCCCTCGGTGAGCGCCATGCCGAGGCCCATGGTCATGCCGCCGACGAACTGGGAGCGCGCGGTACGGGCGTTGAGGATGTGCCCGGCGGCGTACACCCCGAGCAGCCGGCTCACCCGGACCTCGCCGCTCACGGTGTCGACGGCCACCTCGGCGAAGTGCGCGCCGAAGGCGTGGCGGGCCCAGGGGCTGTCGGCGCCGGCCCGTCCCGCGGTGTCGGCACGGACCTCCAGACCCTCGGCGGGCAGCGGCCCGGTGTGCCCGCGCAGGGCCGCCGCCAGCCGGGCGCACGCGTCGTGCACCGCCCAGCCCCAGGAGGCCGTGCCGGACGAGCCGCCGGCCAGGGAGGCCGGGGGCAGATCGCTGCTGCCGACCTGGGTGCGGACCCGTCCGAGCTCCACGCCCAGGGCGTCGGCCGCGACCTGCGCGAGCATGGTGCGCGAGCCCGTGCCGATGTCGGTGGCGTTGATCCGTACCAGGAACGTCCCGTCGGGCAGGGCCCGGGCCGACGCCGTGGACGGCTGCACGAGGACCGGGTAGACGGCGGCGGCCACGCCCGTGCCGAGGAGCAGCGGTCCGGCGCGGCGGGAGCGCGGGCGCGGGTCGCGGCGCGCCCACTCGAAGCGGCGGGCGCCCTCGCGCAGGCACTCGACGAGATGCCTGCTGCTGAACGGCTTGCCGCTGTCGGGCTCCCTGTCCGGCTCGTTGACGATCCGCAACTCCACCGGGTCCATGCCGAGTTCGCAGGCCAGCTCGTCCATCGCGGACTCCAGCGCGTACATGCCGGGGGCCTCGCCCGGCGCCCGCATCCAGGACGGTGTGGGCACGTCCAGCGGCGCCACACGGTGCAGGGTCCGGCTGTCGGGTGCCGCGTACATGATCCGCGCGGGAACGGCGGCCTGCTCGACGAACTCCTTGACGCGGGAGGTGTGGGTGGTGACCTCGTGGATCAGGGACGTGAGCCGGCCGTCGGCGCGCGCGCCGAGACGCAGCCGGTGCAGTGTGGGCGCCCGGTGCCCGACCACGGCCGGCAGGTACCGGCGCGGCAGCGCCACGGTGACCGGGCGGCCCGTCTGCCGTGCGGCCATCGCGGCGAGCACCACGTCGGGCCGCGGAGTGCCCTTGGATCCGAAACCGCCGCCCACGTGCTCGGCGACGACGGTGACCCGCTCCTCGGGAAGTTCGAAGAGGGCGGCGAGCGTGGCGCGTACGACGTTCGAGCCCTGGCTGGAGGTGTGCACGGTGAGCCGGTCGCGGTCCCACAGCGCGGTGCTCGTGTGCGGTTCCATGGGGTGGTTGTGCAGCGGCGGCACCCGGTAGCGGACGTCGACCCGGACGGCCGAGGAGCCGAAGGCGCCCTCGGGGTCGCCGTGTTCGCGGCTTGCCGGGTAGCCGCCGTTGGCCGTCTCGGGAACGTAGGCGCCGGGATGTGTCTCGGTGAGCGTGACGTCGTGGTCCTGCGCGTCGTACGAGACCCGGACCGCCGCGGCCCCGGCCCGGGCCGCCTCCAGCGTCTCGGCCACCACGAGCGCCACGAACCAGCCGTGGTGCGGCACCCGCGGGTTCTGCAGCACCGCGAGCACCGGGTCGTCCGGTTCGGTCAGGCGCGGGGCGTTCTCGTGGGTGAGGACGGCCAGCACCCCGGGTCGGCTCAGGGCGACGGCGGTGTCGACGGCGGTCACGGTGCCCCGTGCGATCGCGGCGGGCACCGGCCAGGCGTGGGCGCGGCCGGGGTGGACGTGTTCGGCGGCGTAGCGGGCGGTGCCGGTGACCTTCTCCCGGCCTTCCCGGCGCTCGGCCGGTGCGCCCACGGCGGCGGTGCGGACCATGAGGTCTCCTCGGATACCGGTGTTCAGGTCCTGGCGGGCTCGGCGAGCCGGGTCAGGACGTCCAGGGCGAGCGAACGGGCGAGCGGCACCTTGTAGGCGTTGTCCCGCAGGGGCCGGGCGGCGGACAGCTCGAGGTCGACGGCACGTTCGAACGCGGCCGCGGTGGGCGCCGCGCCGACCAGTGCCTCCTCGGCCGCGCCGGCCCGCCAGGGCCGGTGGGCCAGCGCCCCGAACGCGATCCCGGCCCGGGCGACGACCCCGTCCGCCACCTCCAGCACCGCGGCCACGGAGGCCAGGGCGAAGGCGTACGAGGCCCGGTCCCGTGCCTTGCGGTACAGGGACGGCAGCCCGGCCGTCGACCCGGGCAGCAGCACCCCGGTGATCAGCTCACCGGGGCGGATCTCGGTGTCCCGCTCCGGACGGTCCCCGGGCAGCCGGTGGAAGTCGGCGGCGGGGACGTCCCGCGTGCCTTCGGGGCCGTACAGCTCGACGCGCGCGTCGAGCGCGGCCAGCGCGACGGCCATGTCCGACGGGTGGGTGGCGATGCAGGCCTCGGAGTGCCCGAGGACCGCGTGATCGCGGTGGACGCCGTCCCGTGCTCCGCAGCCGCTGCCCGGCTCGCGCTTGTTGCACGGCTTGGTCACGTCCTGGAAGTAGGGGCAGCGGGTGCGCTGCAGCAGGTTGCCGCCGGTGGTGGCGGCGTTGCGCAGCTGCCCGGAGGCGCCCCCGAGCAGGGCCAGGGACAGGGCGGGGTACCGGTCGCGGACGGCCGGATGGGCGGCGAGGTCGCTGTTGCGGACGAGGGCTCCGACGCGCAGCGAGCCGTCGGGCAGGTCCTCCACCGCGTCCAGGGGGAGGCGGCCGACGTCGACGAGGGCGGCAGGTTGTTCGACGCCGAGTTTCATCAGGTCGACGAGGTTGGTGCCGCCGCCGAGGTAGCGGGCGCCGGGCAGGGAGGCGAACGCGGCGGTGGCCTCCTCGACGCTCGACGGACGTACGTACGCGAAGGCCTTCACGGGATCACGTCCTCGACCGCGTCGACGATCCGCGGATACGCGCCGCAGCGGCAGAGGTTGCCGCTGAGCCGCTCGCGGATCTCCTCCCGGCCCAGTGGGACCGGCCGGCCGGAGGGGGTACCGGGGTCGGTGACGCGGGAGGGGTGCCCCGCCTCGGCCTCGGTGAGCATGCCGACGGCGGAGCAGAGCTGCCCGGGCGTGCAGTACCCGCACTGGAAGGCGTCGCGGTCGAGGAAGGCCCGCTGCAGCGGGTGGAGCTCCTGCCCGTCGTCGGCGAGCCCCTCGACGCTCGTGACCTCGCGGTCGTCCAGGGTCACGGCGAGCAGCAGGCAGCTGTTGACGCGACGGCCGTCCACCAGGACGGTGCAGGCCCCGCACTGGCCGTGGTCGCAGCCCCTCTTGGCGCCGAACAGGCCCAGGTCCTCGCGGAGCACGTCCAGCAGGACGCGCCGGTGGTCGACGGTGAGGGTGTGCGGTTTGCCGTTGACCCGCAGCGTGATGGAGGACTGGTGGGGACCGCTGGTGGTGCCCTGTCCAGCCCGGAGGCTGTGGTTGCTGCCCATGGCGAGGGACCTTCCGGGACGGGCTCGGATGCCGTCCAGACCGCGTATCCAACCTGCGCCGGCTGACACGTCCGCCCCGGGAAGCGACAGGGGTCAGCCGTCCGCGGGTCGGGACCCCTCGTCCGTGCCCTTCCCGGCGGGTTCCCCGGTCTCCCGGTCGGCGCCGGGCGTGGGCCGCAGCGCCTTGGCCGAGAACTTCAGGCGCTCGAAGGTCCGCGTCAGCTGCCGGAGGGGCGAGCCGGCCGCGGGCGTCGCCGGGGGTTGCGGCTGTGCGGGGATCTCGACGCCTGCCTCCCGGTAGACGGCCAGCGCCTCGTGCGCGCGCTCGGCGGCCTCGCGGTACAGGTCCCGCGACTTCGTCATGGCCTCCAGCGCCTCCGCGTACATGGCGACCAGTCTGCGCTCGTGGTCGAGCTGCTCCTCCAGCGTCATCAGCCGCCAGTCGTCGCGCAGTTCGGCGACGGCCGCCTCCGCGCCGTCGGGCAGCGGCCGGGGCAGGGCGGCGTAACGGGTCAGCGCGTCGACGAGCTCGTCCGGGCGCGAGCCGTCGAGGAAGACCGTGCGGATCGAGAAGGCCTCCGCCTCGAAGCCCTCGGGGGCGGGGTCCGGTGGCAGCACGACGGCACCGCCGCGTGGGACCTGCACGCCGAACTCGCGCAGCGCGCGGTTGACGATGCGCAGTTGCTCGGGGGCGGCGCGGTGTTCCAGGACGCGGTGGCGCAGGGCCGGCGGCAGGAACGTGTGGAGCGGACGCCGGCCGCGCTCGTCGGGCGTCATCGCCTCGTGCACGACGAAGTTGACGCTCCAGCCGCCGCGCACCGAGCTCCTCAGCAGCCGCCGGATCTCCTTGTCGTCGTCCGGCGGCAGATGGGTGGCCTCGCGGAAACGCAGTCCGGTGTCGGGCTCGTGGTCCCAGGCGACGTCGGGCTCGTCGGGCCAGAACATCGTCGCGGGAGAGGGCCATCCCTGGTCCCACGCGCTTTCGGCCTCAGCCGCCAGCACCCAGTCGCGCCCGTCCTCGGCCGGCGGGGCCAGTGTCAGCCGGGCGCGCACGGTCACCGTCCCGGCGACCTTCCAGCGTGCCTCGAAGATCTGCCGGGCGTCGCCGTCAGACCCGGGCACCTCCAGATGGTCGTCGAGGATCTCGCTGTTCGTGAGCCGCTGGAGTGTGCGGCGTACGACGTCTGCCGCGTCGGGGCCGGTGTGCCGGCCACGGGCCAGCCACAGGGTGGTCGAAGGTGTCGGGCGTGCGGTCGGGGAAGTGCGCATGAGTCCATCTGAGGGCGGGGGCATGTGCGGACACCAGTATCTCTGCGCCGCTCGGCCGAGATCATGCGGGGTGGGGCGCACGGGACGCGGGCCGCGCACTCGGGGTGCGCGCGCTCCACCTCAGGCGCCGGTGTTTCACACGTCCCCTGGCGGTACCGGTCCGGCCACAATGGCGCCGCGAACAGGGCCCGCCCACCATCCGCTTTGGGGCGGGTCCTGTTCCGTCCGCACCCGCACCACGACACGCCGCCTTGCTCGCCGCCGCGCTATATATCGGAAGGCGAGATATCATGGCCACATGGCATCGAGGAACATGACCCAGGCGGCGTTCTTCGTCCTCACCGCCCTGGCCGACCAGCCCCGGCACGGTTACGGCATCCTGCGTGAGGTCGAGGAACTGTCCGGCGGCGACGTGCAGTTGCGCGTCGGCACCCTCTACGGCGTGCTCGACCGGCTCACCGCGGACGGGCTGATCGCGCTGGACCGCGAGGAGGTGCACGACGGCCGGCTCCGCCGCTACTACCGCGTCACCGACGACGGGACGCGGGCCCTGGCCGCGGAGGCGGAGCGGATGGCCGCCGGAGCCAGCGCCGCCAGGCAGCGCATCGCCGAAGGCCGCAAGACATCCACGCAGCCGGCGAACCCGGCCGCGAATCCCGCCACCGGTCCCGGACTCGCAGGAGGTCTGGCGTGACGACCCTGCTCGAAGCCCGCTACCGCACCGTGCTGCGCCTGCTCCCCGCCTACTACCGCGAGGACCGCGAGGAGGAGATGGTCGAGGTGTTCCTGTGGGACGTCGACCGCGAGACACAGGACCAGAGCAGGCCCACCCTGGGCGAGATCGCAAGCGTGGCCGCCCTGGCCGTGCGCAGCAGACTGGCCGCCTCCGGCGCGCCGGGGCCGTACGCGCTGCTCGGCTCGGCCGTGCGCCACTTCGCGCTGTTCGCTGTCCTGCTGCAGGCGGCCGCCGCCGTCGTCGACCGGATCATGAACCTGACGTGGTCCTCGACGCACGGCGGACGCGAATGGGACATGTTCCTGTCGGGGTTCACCGGTCGTGGCGCGCTGCTGGGCGCGGTCGCGGTCGCGCAGTGGGTGCTGCCACTGCTGTGGACGGTCGGCTTCTTCGCGCTCGTCCACGACCGCCGGCGTCTCGCCCGCACGGCCGTGCTGCTCGCCGCGCTGCCCACCCTGTGGCCGCTGGTCGAGCCGCTGGTGACCGAATGGGCGCCCTCGGAGCCGTGGTACGCCGTCGCCAGTGCGCTGCTGGCGTGGCTGCCGGCGCTCGCCCTGTGCGCCGCGTTCCACCGGGACGCCCCGCCGGCCGCTCTGCCCGCGGGCACCCCCGGCATGCTCTACACCGCCTGCTGCGTGGTGATGGGCGGATCGCTCGTCGTGCTGCCCGCCCTGGCCGACGCGGCCTGGGCCCCGGCCACCTGCTTCGTCCTCGGCGCGCTGGGCTGGCTGCTGCTGCGGACCCGCGGCGCGGACTCGACGCGTACCGGCGGCGGCGCCGTGGCCCTGGCCGCGCTCGGCCTGCTTCTGCTGGCGGTACGGGTGGCCGCCCTGTCCCCGTGGCTCGGCCTGCCCCTGCCCGCCGCCTTCGTCGGCGGCGCGCTCGCGCAGACGGCTGCGCTCACCCTGCTCGTGGTGACCCTCGCCCTCGTGGCCAGGCGCGACCTCGCGACACGCTGAGCGAAGGGGGCGATACGGTCGTCCCCGACCGCTCGCCCCGACCCAGCCGGACGAACACGCCCGCACCCTGGGGGAGTACGAGGAACTCGCCGGCCCTGCGCCGTCACCCGTGGAACGTGATGTACCCGTTGCCGTCGCTGTCGTTGCCGCTCTTGGTGTACGCGTGCGAGTCGGCGCCGCTGCCCGAGGACTTGTACACGTAGATGGTGTCCTTGTCGTTGTTCCACATGAAGTTGCAGTTGTTGCGGTACACGACGTTGCGCGCGTCCGAGTCGGTGCCGTGGCCGCCCCGCAGCTTCACATAGTCGCCCGGCTGCAGGTAGTGGTTGCGGGTGAAGGTGAACTTGTTGCCGGCCTTGTCCTTGACCACGTACCCCTTGAGGTTCACGGTCGTGTGGGACGAGTAGTTCTTGAGCGTCAGGTACTCCTCGTCCGTGTTGCCGGTGGAGCAGTTGTTGGAGTCCCGGCCGGGCGCGTCGTACTGGACGCCCTTGATCTTCAGCGCGGACTGGTACTCGGTGGCGTGCGCCGGGACGGCGGCCAGGATGGCGAGCGTGCCCGCGGCGGTGGCGGTCGCGGCGACAAGACGTATACGCATGGAGAAGTTCCCCCCTGTGTGCATGTTTCGTGAAGAATCTGGAGCGTATGCGACGGGGCCGATTTGTGTGGTCAGTTCACCGAAATCGTGCCGCCGGTTGCCCGGCCGTGTCAGTGTGGATAGGCCCGCGGTGGCCGCTGACGCGGCAGGCCGCCGCGGAACTCCGAGACGGCGGTGCTGATCTGACGCATCAACGCGGTGTTCTCCAGCCGGTCGAGATAGAGGTTGCGGCGGGCCAGGCCGACGGCGTCCACGCAGAAATACAGGGACATCAGCGGATTGACGAACAGTTCGCTGTCCTTGGTCCGTTCCGTGAAGCGGACGTCGCCGAAGTCGCCGCGCACGGCGGCCGCGACCGAGCCGTTGACGATGCTCGGGTACTCGGGCGTGGCGCGCTGGGCGTGGGCCACCGCGTCGAGGTACAGGGCACCCTCCCGGCTCTCACGCGGCAGGGAGAACGCGCCGAGATAAACGCCCTCCCGGTCCAGCGCGGCCAGGTTCTCCAGCACCAGGGAGTGATTGACCCCATGGTGGGCGTCCACCCCGAACCCCAGGCAGGCGACGAGCCGTTGGGGTATCTCGTCCATGCCGTTCACGGCGGCCAGGCTCGCCATGTCCTCCTCCGGCGTGCCCAGTCCGTGCTCGTCGCCCCGCATCAGGATGTCGGTGCCGCCGTCCACCAGCACCACGGCGTCCACTCCGCCCAGATGCGACACGAGGGCGCGGTAGGCGGCGCGCAACGGCTGGACCCCGGTCTGCGGGAACGCGTACACCGTGGCCGGCAGCCCCTGCTGTTCGAGCCAGCGGGCGAGGGTGCGCTCCGGGAAGTAGTCGCCGCGCGCGGGGGTGTCGGGCCGGACGGCCGCCACGTCCGCCTCCAGCCACACGTCCAGGTCGAGGCCGTAGAGGTCGGCGAAGGAGAGGTTGGCCAGATGGACCTCCTTGCCCGCCGACCGCAGCGCGAGGGCCAGCGGAAGGCCGGCGTACACGTCGAATCCACCGCCCGCGCCGACGACGAGGACCCGCCGCGCGTCGTGCAGACGAGTGAAGAAAGGGGGTTCGGTGAGGGTGAACACCGGGGGACGGTAACAGGCTGACGGGATTTCAGGGCCGTGCGGGAAGACCGGCCGTCCAGTCCAGCAGGCCGACGAGTTCCTCCTCCCCGGGGCGCGGGGGCGCGGCGCCCCGACCGGCCGGGGACGGGGAGCTCACGCCGCGGGAGATGTTGCCGCTGACGGTGGTGTTGTGCTCCACGCGCGGTCGGCGCAGCTCCTCGTAGCGGCCGAGGGCGGCGTCCGTGTCCGGAAGGTCGCGCAGGCACTTGGCGAGGATCACCGCGTCCTCCAGTGCCATCGACGCGCCCTGGCCGGTCGCCGGGGAGGCCGCGTGCGCGGCGTCGCCGACGAGCATCACGCGCCCGGAGCGCCAGGGGCTGCCGGGCGGGACCTCGGTCGCGTTGGTGACCAGGACGTCGTCGCCGGTGGCCGCGACGATGTCCGCCGCAGGGGTGTCGTCCTTGCGCAGCGGCGGAAAAAGGGTCTCGCGCCATCCGGCAGGGGTGCCGCCGCCGGTCTCCTCGGCGGGCAGCGGGTCGCCGCTCACTCGCGCGAACCAGTACGTCTGCCCGTCGGGGGAGACCGCGAAGCCGAAGGCCGCCGCGCTGCCGCGCACCATCGTGATGCACGCGTCCCCCGCGGGCAGCCCCGCGGCGGACGTGCGGCCGTAGAAGACCTGCTGGCCCGCGTAGGACGGCCGGACGGCGGGCGCGAACGTCGCGCGGACTGCGGAGTTCAGGCCGTCGGCGCCGATCAGCAGGTCGCCGCGCGCCGAAGTGCCGTCGGCGAAGCGGGCGGTGACGCCGTCCGTGCCGTGCTCGACGGAGACCAGCCGTGCGCCGTGCCGGACGGCGATGCCGCGGCGGACGGCCTCCGCCTGCAGCGTCGAGCCGAGGTCGCCGCGGCGCAGGCAGCGGTAGCGCAGGAGGGGGTCGGCCGCCTCGCCGAGCGGCACCCGCGCCAACTGCGCACCGGTGCCGTCCAGGACCCGCATCGAGGTCAGCGGGAAGCCGAGGGCGGTCACCGCCGCGGAGGCGTCCAGCGCCGCCAGCGCGCGCATCCCGTTGCTCGCCAGGGTGAGGAACGCGCCCAGGTCCTCGGCCGCGTCCGGATGCGCCTCGTACACCTGGGCGTCGAGCCCCGCCCTGTGCACTGCCAGAGCCGTCGCCGCTCCGGCGATCCCGCCACCGATGACCACCACCCGAGTCACGCCCACCCCCGTGTGTCCGTACGGCCCCCGTGGTCGTACGCGCACAGGTGAGAACGTTCTCCCGACGGCGGAGGTTCCGCGGACCGCGGTGAACGGGCCGGTTCGCGCCGTGGACACGGAAGAAACCGGTGGGGCCACGCGATCCGTACGCGTGAGCCCACCGGCTCGCGTGATCTCAGGCGCCGCTCTCCCGGAGCATGTCCTCGCGCTCGACGATCTTCACGCGCTCACGGCCCTGCGGCTCGCCCAGCGCCTTCTCGGCGGCGTCCAGCTTGTACCAGCCCTCCCAGGTGGTGAAGCGGACGTTCCGCTCGGCCAGGAACGCGTCCACGGCCGCCGGTTCGGGCGTGGCGGGGGTGTGCAGACGGCCGCCCGCGTAGTCGTCCAGCAGGTTGCCCACCGTCTCGTTGGCGTCGCCCTTGGTGTGGCCGATCAGGCCCACCGGGCCGCGCCGGATCCAGCCGGTGACGTACGTCGACTGAAGGTGCTCGCCGGACTCCTGGACGACCCGGCCGCCCTTGTCCGGGACCGTGCCCGAGTCGATGTCCCAGGGCAGCTTGGGGAGTTTGTCGGACAGGTAGCCGACCGCGCGGTAGACGGCGGTGACGTCCCAGTCTTTGAACTCGCCGGTGCCCTTGACGTTGCCGGTGCCGTCCAGGGCGGTGCGCTCGGTGCGCAGCCCGACGACCCTGCCGTCCTCGCCGAGGACCTCGACGGGCGACTCGAAGAAGTGCAGGAACAGCTTGTGCGGGCGGTCACCGACATCGCGGATCGCCCAGTTCTCCAGCGTCTTGGCGACCATGTCGGCCTGCTTGTTGCCGCGCCGGGTCTCGATCGAACCCGCGTCGTAGTCGATGTCCTCGGGGTCGACGACGACCTCGATGGTGGGGGAGTGGTCCAGCTCGCGCAGCTCCATCGGCGAGAACTTCGCCTGCGCCGGGCCGCGGCGGCCGAACACGTGGATCTCCAGCGCCTTGTTGGCCTTCAGACCCTCGTGGACGTTCGGCGGGATCTCCGTCGGCAGCAGCTCCTCGGCGGTCTTGGCGAGGATGCGGGCCACGTCGAGGGCGACGTTGCCGACGCCGAGCACGGCGACCCTCTCGGCCTCCAGCGGCCAGGTGCGGGGAACGTCCGGGTGGCCGTCGTACCAGGAGACGAAGTCGGCGGCGCCGTAGGAGCCG
Coding sequences:
- a CDS encoding xanthine dehydrogenase family protein molybdopterin-binding subunit, translating into MVRTAAVGAPAERREGREKVTGTARYAAEHVHPGRAHAWPVPAAIARGTVTAVDTAVALSRPGVLAVLTHENAPRLTEPDDPVLAVLQNPRVPHHGWFVALVVAETLEAARAGAAAVRVSYDAQDHDVTLTETHPGAYVPETANGGYPASREHGDPEGAFGSSAVRVDVRYRVPPLHNHPMEPHTSTALWDRDRLTVHTSSQGSNVVRATLAALFELPEERVTVVAEHVGGGFGSKGTPRPDVVLAAMAARQTGRPVTVALPRRYLPAVVGHRAPTLHRLRLGARADGRLTSLIHEVTTHTSRVKEFVEQAAVPARIMYAAPDSRTLHRVAPLDVPTPSWMRAPGEAPGMYALESAMDELACELGMDPVELRIVNEPDREPDSGKPFSSRHLVECLREGARRFEWARRDPRPRSRRAGPLLLGTGVAAAVYPVLVQPSTASARALPDGTFLVRINATDIGTGSRTMLAQVAADALGVELGRVRTQVGSSDLPPASLAGGSSGTASWGWAVHDACARLAAALRGHTGPLPAEGLEVRADTAGRAGADSPWARHAFGAHFAEVAVDTVSGEVRVSRLLGVYAAGHILNARTARSQFVGGMTMGLGMALTEGSTVDAAFGDFTESDLASYHVPAHADVPDIEAHWIDEDDPHLNPMGSKGIGEIGIVGTAAAIGNAVHHATGVRLRELPLTPDRVLSAAASGRP
- a CDS encoding xanthine dehydrogenase family protein subunit M, with the protein product MKAFAYVRPSSVEEATAAFASLPGARYLGGGTNLVDLMKLGVEQPAALVDVGRLPLDAVEDLPDGSLRVGALVRNSDLAAHPAVRDRYPALSLALLGGASGQLRNAATTGGNLLQRTRCPYFQDVTKPCNKREPGSGCGARDGVHRDHAVLGHSEACIATHPSDMAVALAALDARVELYGPEGTRDVPAADFHRLPGDRPERDTEIRPGELITGVLLPGSTAGLPSLYRKARDRASYAFALASVAAVLEVADGVVARAGIAFGALAHRPWRAGAAEEALVGAAPTAAAFERAVDLELSAARPLRDNAYKVPLARSLALDVLTRLAEPART
- a CDS encoding (2Fe-2S)-binding protein — encoded protein: MGSNHSLRAGQGTTSGPHQSSITLRVNGKPHTLTVDHRRVLLDVLREDLGLFGAKRGCDHGQCGACTVLVDGRRVNSCLLLAVTLDDREVTSVEGLADDGQELHPLQRAFLDRDAFQCGYCTPGQLCSAVGMLTEAEAGHPSRVTDPGTPSGRPVPLGREEIRERLSGNLCRCGAYPRIVDAVEDVIP
- a CDS encoding PadR family transcriptional regulator, with protein sequence MTQAAFFVLTALADQPRHGYGILREVEELSGGDVQLRVGTLYGVLDRLTADGLIALDREEVHDGRLRRYYRVTDDGTRALAAEAERMAAGASAARQRIAEGRKTSTQPANPAANPATGPGLAGGLA
- a CDS encoding lamin tail domain-containing protein, producing the protein MRIRLVAATATAAGTLAILAAVPAHATEYQSALKIKGVQYDAPGRDSNNCSTGNTDEEYLTLKNYSSHTTVNLKGYVVKDKAGNKFTFTRNHYLQPGDYVKLRGGHGTDSDARNVVYRNNCNFMWNNDKDTIYVYKSSGSGADSHAYTKSGNDSDGNGYITFHG
- a CDS encoding DUF1152 domain-containing protein; translated protein: MFTLTEPPFFTRLHDARRVLVVGAGGGFDVYAGLPLALALRSAGKEVHLANLSFADLYGLDLDVWLEADVAAVRPDTPARGDYFPERTLARWLEQQGLPATVYAFPQTGVQPLRAAYRALVSHLGGVDAVVLVDGGTDILMRGDEHGLGTPEEDMASLAAVNGMDEIPQRLVACLGFGVDAHHGVNHSLVLENLAALDREGVYLGAFSLPRESREGALYLDAVAHAQRATPEYPSIVNGSVAAAVRGDFGDVRFTERTKDSELFVNPLMSLYFCVDAVGLARRNLYLDRLENTALMRQISTAVSEFRGGLPRQRPPRAYPH
- a CDS encoding NAD(P)/FAD-dependent oxidoreductase; protein product: MTRVVVIGGGIAGAATALAVHRAGLDAQVYEAHPDAAEDLGAFLTLASNGMRALAALDASAAVTALGFPLTSMRVLDGTGAQLARVPLGEAADPLLRYRCLRRGDLGSTLQAEAVRRGIAVRHGARLVSVEHGTDGVTARFADGTSARGDLLIGADGLNSAVRATFAPAVRPSYAGQQVFYGRTSAAGLPAGDACITMVRGSAAAFGFAVSPDGQTYWFARVSGDPLPAEETGGGTPAGWRETLFPPLRKDDTPAADIVAATGDDVLVTNATEVPPGSPWRSGRVMLVGDAAHAASPATGQGASMALEDAVILAKCLRDLPDTDAALGRYEELRRPRVEHNTTVSGNISRGVSSPSPAGRGAAPPRPGEEELVGLLDWTAGLPARP
- a CDS encoding FAD-dependent oxidoreductase, with translation MPRPLRVAIVGAGPAGIYAADALLKSDVAAEPGVSIDIFERMPAPFGLIRYGVAPDHPRIKGIVTALHQVLDKPQIRLFGNVDYPNDISLDDLRAFYDAVIFSTGATADRELRIPGIDLDGSYGAADFVSWYDGHPDVPRTWPLEAERVAVLGVGNVALDVARILAKTAEELLPTEIPPNVHEGLKANKALEIHVFGRRGPAQAKFSPMELRELDHSPTIEVVVDPEDIDYDAGSIETRRGNKQADMVAKTLENWAIRDVGDRPHKLFLHFFESPVEVLGEDGRVVGLRTERTALDGTGNVKGTGEFKDWDVTAVYRAVGYLSDKLPKLPWDIDSGTVPDKGGRVVQESGEHLQSTYVTGWIRRGPVGLIGHTKGDANETVGNLLDDYAGGRLHTPATPEPAAVDAFLAERNVRFTTWEGWYKLDAAEKALGEPQGRERVKIVEREDMLRESGA